Proteins encoded together in one Shewanella oneidensis MR-1 window:
- the argS gene encoding arginine--tRNA ligase: MKSHIQSLLEQTIESFKQQGILPADFEARIQVDRTKDKSHGDLATNVAMMLTKAAGKNPRELAQLIIDNLPASAYVAKVEIAGPGFINFFIDDSALANQLQAAIGDEHLGIKLPAPQTVVVDYSSPNLAKEMHVGHLRSTIIGDSVVRTLEFLGHKVIRQNHVGDWGTQFGMLLAYMEELRAANGEQAQLELSDLETFYRAAKLRFDESAEFATRARQLVVALQSGDEYCNKLWREFNDISLSHCHEVYERLGVSLTRADVHGESAYNADLEQVVNDLAAKGLLTESNGAKVVFQEEFRTKEGEPLPVIIQKADGGYLYATTDLAAMRYRSNVLKADRVLYFVDLRQALHFQQVFSLAKLAKFVREDMSLEHLGFGTMNGEDGRPFKTRTGGVVKLVDLLDEANTRALELVRSKNPDMDEATLAEIARVVGISAVKYADLSKNRTSDYIFSFEQMLSFEGNTAPYLLYAYTRVAGIFKRATDVDLSQAKIVLEHEKEKDLGNKLAQFGEILSRVVDKGQPHVLCGYLYELAGAFSSFYEACPVLAADNDEQKHSRLLLSQLTASTLQKGLNLLGIETLERM; this comes from the coding sequence ATGAAATCACATATCCAATCATTACTTGAACAAACTATCGAATCCTTTAAACAACAAGGTATTTTACCTGCGGATTTTGAGGCCCGAATTCAAGTAGATCGAACCAAGGATAAGAGCCATGGTGACTTGGCAACCAACGTAGCCATGATGCTAACCAAAGCGGCGGGTAAAAATCCGCGCGAATTAGCGCAGTTGATCATCGACAACCTTCCCGCCTCCGCTTATGTGGCAAAAGTTGAAATCGCAGGCCCAGGTTTTATCAACTTTTTCATCGATGACAGCGCACTCGCTAACCAGTTACAAGCCGCCATTGGCGATGAGCATTTAGGGATTAAACTGCCCGCGCCACAAACTGTTGTGGTGGATTATTCCTCACCAAACCTCGCCAAAGAGATGCACGTGGGTCACCTGCGTTCAACCATCATTGGCGATAGCGTGGTTCGCACCCTCGAGTTTTTAGGTCACAAAGTCATCCGTCAAAACCATGTAGGCGACTGGGGCACCCAATTTGGTATGTTGCTGGCTTACATGGAAGAATTACGTGCAGCCAATGGCGAGCAAGCCCAATTAGAGTTATCGGATCTGGAAACCTTCTACCGCGCCGCCAAACTGCGTTTTGACGAGTCTGCCGAATTTGCTACCCGCGCCCGTCAGCTCGTGGTTGCACTGCAATCAGGTGATGAGTACTGCAACAAACTGTGGCGCGAATTTAACGATATTTCGCTAAGCCACTGCCATGAAGTGTACGAGCGTTTAGGTGTGAGTTTAACCCGCGCCGATGTCCACGGTGAAAGCGCCTATAACGCCGATTTAGAGCAAGTCGTTAACGATTTAGCTGCCAAAGGTTTATTGACTGAAAGCAACGGCGCCAAAGTGGTATTCCAAGAAGAATTCCGCACTAAAGAAGGCGAGCCACTGCCGGTTATCATTCAAAAAGCCGATGGTGGTTACCTGTACGCCACAACCGACTTAGCAGCTATGCGTTACCGCTCAAACGTGCTCAAGGCTGACCGCGTGCTGTATTTTGTTGATTTACGCCAAGCGCTGCACTTCCAGCAAGTATTTAGCCTCGCCAAACTGGCCAAGTTTGTCCGCGAGGATATGTCACTTGAGCACTTAGGCTTTGGCACCATGAATGGCGAAGATGGTCGTCCATTTAAAACCCGCACTGGTGGCGTGGTGAAATTAGTTGATCTGCTCGACGAAGCCAACACCCGCGCGCTGGAATTAGTTCGCAGCAAGAATCCAGATATGGATGAAGCGACACTTGCTGAAATCGCCCGCGTAGTCGGGATCAGCGCAGTGAAATATGCTGATCTGTCGAAAAACCGCACCAGCGATTACATCTTCAGCTTCGAGCAAATGCTGAGCTTTGAAGGCAATACCGCGCCTTACCTGTTGTACGCATACACTCGCGTAGCGGGCATCTTCAAGCGTGCGACCGATGTTGACTTAAGCCAAGCCAAAATCGTACTCGAACACGAAAAAGAGAAAGATCTAGGCAACAAACTGGCGCAGTTTGGTGAAATCCTAAGCCGTGTTGTCGACAAGGGCCAACCACATGTGCTCTGCGGCTACCTCTATGAATTAGCAGGTGCTTTCTCTAGCTTCTATGAGGCCTGCCCTGTGCTTGCTGCCGATAATGATGAACAAAAACACAGTCGTTTACTGCTGTCACAACTGACGGCGAGCACTCTGCAAAAAGGCCTAAATCTACTAGGTATCGAAACCCTAGAACGGATGTAA
- a CDS encoding SPOR domain-containing protein, with the protein MSNRDYANRRPQSGAKPRPIRATRAKPAAKKAPPRRKLPIPLILFAFVAVGSFGYFLWSIKDTAKQEAPVEVKTEKEVKPKEPAALLTPKVKETERQEVAVVAPVEELPVVEAPKKDPNALPPKPKEEWTYLDELENKHVEVDIPDVVATRAPQQYQLQCASFRQESQANQMKAVIAFQGLEAQVRQIEGTSGTWYKVILGPYERKRDAERKRHVLQNAGINGCQLLPIPK; encoded by the coding sequence ATGAGCAATCGTGACTATGCCAACAGAAGACCGCAATCGGGCGCAAAACCGCGCCCCATTCGCGCGACACGAGCGAAGCCTGCGGCTAAAAAGGCCCCGCCTCGCCGTAAGCTTCCAATTCCTCTGATCCTGTTTGCCTTTGTAGCAGTAGGCAGTTTTGGGTATTTTCTGTGGAGCATTAAAGACACAGCTAAGCAGGAAGCGCCTGTTGAAGTCAAAACCGAAAAAGAGGTGAAGCCAAAAGAACCTGCAGCGCTCCTTACACCAAAGGTGAAAGAGACTGAACGCCAAGAGGTCGCCGTCGTCGCTCCGGTAGAAGAACTACCTGTTGTTGAAGCGCCGAAGAAAGATCCTAATGCCTTGCCGCCAAAACCGAAGGAAGAATGGACCTATCTGGATGAGCTTGAAAACAAGCACGTCGAAGTGGATATTCCCGACGTTGTAGCAACCCGAGCACCCCAGCAATATCAATTACAGTGTGCCTCGTTCCGCCAAGAGTCGCAGGCGAATCAGATGAAAGCTGTGATTGCCTTCCAAGGATTAGAAGCGCAGGTAAGACAGATTGAAGGCACCTCAGGTACGTGGTACAAGGTGATTTTAGGTCCTTACGAACGTAAGCGTGATGCCGAGCGTAAACGCCATGTCTTGCAAAACGCTGGGATAAATGGCTGTCAATTGTTGC
- the priA gene encoding primosomal protein N' — MSLFVEVALPVPMRQNFTYRVKTNEQNDDSPQAKPQIGVRVKVPFGRQQLIGLVTAITDSCDLAPTQLKSVIEFIDDAPLLPESLYKLTLWAARYYFCSQGQMLTQALPVALRKGLDAAPQKIQYWQITTIGSNIAPETLKRAPAQKKLLEHLKQTSLTQEEVISLELNKTALKTLEEKGWIAQHEKIAQLNLDWRSQLELDETPHRLNKEQAVAVTVLTQQQGYHCTLLEGITGSGKTEVYLALLEHILKQGKQALILVPEIGLTPQTINRFKRRFRVNVAVLHSGLTDNQRLEAWRQARCGQAAIIIGTRSALFTPMAFPGVIILDEEHDSSFKQQEGVGYHARDLAVMRGHLESIPVVLGSATPSLESLQNALSGRYHHLQLGERAGNAKKVRQGIIDIKNLPLKAGMSAPLINEIRSHLDAGNQVLLFLNRRGFAPALLCHECGHLHECDRCDAFFTVHQSLGEIRCHHCGNQYAIPRQCHNCGSTMLMGQGIGTEQLAEALQLEFPKYPVVRIDRDTTRLKGSLESHLSAIHKGEYKILVGTQMLAKGHHFPDVTLVGLLDVDGALFSADFRAPERFGQLYTQVAGRAGRANKLGTVLLQTHQSDNPILRDLLHRGYGEFARSQLKERQMALLPPAWHMVLVRAEAHSALDADNFLNSFASLLPQDKEFEIIGPMPAPLDRKAGKFRRQLMFQAKHRHRLQQEFERIYPLVEQLPEAKRCRWSLDRDPQDLL; from the coding sequence ACAACTCAAATCCGTCATAGAGTTTATTGATGACGCCCCCTTATTGCCAGAATCGCTTTATAAATTAACCCTCTGGGCCGCAAGATATTACTTTTGCAGCCAAGGACAAATGCTCACGCAAGCCTTGCCGGTGGCACTGCGCAAGGGCTTAGATGCCGCACCACAAAAAATCCAATACTGGCAAATCACTACAATAGGCAGCAATATTGCGCCAGAAACATTAAAGCGCGCGCCCGCTCAAAAAAAATTACTCGAGCATTTAAAGCAAACCAGTCTCACACAGGAAGAAGTCATCAGCTTAGAGCTGAATAAGACCGCGCTCAAAACCTTAGAAGAGAAAGGCTGGATTGCCCAGCACGAAAAAATCGCGCAGCTCAATCTCGATTGGCGCAGCCAACTCGAACTCGATGAAACGCCTCACAGGCTAAATAAAGAGCAAGCCGTCGCCGTGACGGTATTAACGCAGCAGCAAGGATACCACTGTACTCTGCTCGAAGGCATTACCGGTTCGGGTAAAACCGAAGTCTATTTAGCCTTGCTCGAACATATTCTTAAGCAAGGTAAGCAAGCACTTATTCTTGTACCTGAAATTGGCCTCACCCCGCAAACCATCAATCGCTTTAAGCGCCGTTTTCGGGTGAATGTTGCCGTGCTGCACTCGGGTTTAACCGACAATCAGCGCCTCGAAGCCTGGCGCCAAGCCCGTTGCGGCCAAGCTGCCATTATTATTGGCACTCGCTCCGCGTTGTTTACGCCGATGGCATTTCCTGGCGTCATCATCCTCGACGAAGAACACGACAGTAGCTTTAAACAGCAAGAAGGTGTTGGCTATCACGCCCGCGACTTAGCAGTGATGCGCGGGCATTTAGAATCGATCCCTGTGGTTTTAGGCTCAGCAACACCGTCATTAGAAAGCCTGCAAAATGCACTCAGTGGCCGCTATCATCATCTGCAACTCGGTGAACGGGCTGGCAATGCTAAAAAAGTACGCCAAGGCATTATCGATATTAAAAACCTGCCGCTCAAAGCGGGCATGTCGGCGCCACTGATCAATGAAATCCGCAGCCATTTGGATGCCGGAAATCAAGTATTACTATTTTTAAACCGCCGCGGCTTTGCGCCAGCACTGCTCTGCCACGAGTGTGGGCACTTACATGAATGCGACCGCTGCGATGCATTTTTTACTGTGCATCAATCCTTAGGCGAGATCCGTTGCCACCACTGCGGTAATCAATATGCCATTCCAAGGCAGTGTCACAATTGCGGCAGTACCATGTTGATGGGACAAGGTATTGGTACCGAGCAGCTCGCCGAAGCACTGCAATTAGAGTTTCCAAAATATCCAGTGGTGCGTATCGATCGCGATACCACTCGCCTTAAAGGTTCACTTGAAAGCCATTTAAGTGCGATTCATAAGGGCGAGTATAAGATCCTCGTCGGTACCCAAATGCTGGCCAAGGGGCACCACTTTCCAGATGTCACCTTAGTGGGATTACTTGATGTTGATGGCGCACTCTTTAGCGCCGATTTTAGGGCGCCAGAGCGCTTCGGCCAGCTTTATACCCAAGTCGCAGGCCGCGCAGGGCGGGCCAATAAACTCGGTACCGTACTATTGCAAACTCACCAGAGCGATAACCCGATCCTTAGGGATTTACTCCACCGAGGTTATGGTGAGTTTGCCCGCAGCCAATTAAAAGAACGGCAAATGGCGCTCTTACCACCCGCTTGGCATATGGTACTGGTGCGCGCCGAGGCCCATTCTGCCTTAGATGCTGACAATTTTCTTAATTCGTTTGCATCCTTGCTGCCCCAAGATAAAGAGTTTGAGATTATCGGCCCTATGCCCGCGCCACTCGATCGAAAAGCAGGTAAGTTCCGCCGCCAGTTGATGTTTCAGGCCAAGCACAGACATAGGTTGCAGCAGGAGTTTGAGCGTATTTATCCGCTTGTGGAACAACTGCCCGAAGCCAAACGCTGCCGCTGGAGCTTAGATAGGGATCCGCAGGATCTGTTGTGA